From Magnolia sinica isolate HGM2019 chromosome 13, MsV1, whole genome shotgun sequence, one genomic window encodes:
- the LOC131223451 gene encoding polyadenylate-binding protein 2-like isoform X2, whose translation MASAARPRHPTLSKIPGPSLFVGDLDPSVTERQLFNLFSRCGPIQSFRVCRDETRRSSLECAYVTYSNAQEASRALEVLSFTPISGKPITIMFSHQDPGIRKSGYANVRKSGYANVFIKNLDTTTDEAGLYEIFSTFGLVLSIKVATDNSGQSKGYGFVQFSMEEDAQNAIKQLNGMLINNKQVYVGPFVRREERNQTDGTPKFTNVYVQNLSETTTDEDLRKVFSIYGLITSAAIMRDSNGKNRGFGFVNFQNPDDAAAAVESTSHGEKNWYVGMAQKKAEREAELKAKYERDRMEELRGANLYVKNLDHNINDEKLKELFSEFGTVTSCKVKLDSHGQSRGFGFVALSTPEEANRAINEMSGKMIGRKPLYVAVFQRKDERKARLEGPMTPSLCDVFGLPFLPIDAARSQPVAITKLASALASASPEQQRLMLGEQLFLLVDRLEQDSAAKVTWMLLKMDQSELIHLIESPDALKRRVAQAMEIFQFALVTGTNLAEAMKVFQFPQVTGSDVADQLGSLSLSLDD comes from the exons ATGGCGAGTGCTGCCCGTCCTCGGCATCCGACACTGTCCAAAATCCCCGGACCGTCTCTGTTTGTTGGAGATCTGGACCCCAGCGTAACGGAACGTCAGCTTTTCAATCTCTTCAGCCGGTGCGGTCCCATACAATCCTTCAGGGTCTGCAGGGACGAGACCAGGCGTTCCTCCCTCGAATGCGCCTACGTCACTTACAGTAACGCCCAAGAAG CTAGTCGTGCCTTGGAGGTTCTAAGTTTTACTCCTATCAGTGGAAAACCAATCACGATCATGTTCTCACATCAGGATCCTGGCATCCGGAAAAGTGGATATGCTAATGTACGGAAAAGTGGATATGCTAATGTATTTATCAAGAACCTCGACACTACAACAGATGAGGCAGGATTGTATGAGATTTTTTCTACCTTTGGTCTTGTCCTTTCTATCAAGGTGGCCACTGATAACAGTGGTCAGTCTAAGGGATATGGGTTTGTACAGTTTTCTATGGAGGAAGATGCACAGAATGCCATTAAACAACTTAATGGCATGCTGATAAATAATAAACAAGTCTATGTTGGCCCTTTTGTTCGTCGTGAAGAGCGAAATCAAACAGATGGAACACCAAAGTTCACTAATGTATATGTACAAAATTTGTCTGAAACAACTACCGACGAGGACCTTAGGAAAGTTTTTAGTATTTATGGTCTGATTACTAGTGCAGCTATTATGAGGGATTCAAATGGGAAAAATAGAGGCTTTGGCTTTGTCAATTTTCAGAATCCTGACGATGCTGCTGCCGCAGTTGAGAGTacttcccatggtgagaaaaattgGTATGTTGGAATGGCTCAGAAGAAAGCTGAAAGAGAGGCGGAATTGAAAGCCAAATATGAGAGGGACAGAATGGAAGAACTGCGAGGGGCTAATTTATATGTGAAAAATCTCGATCATAATATCAATGACGAAAAACTCAAGGAGTTGTTTTCTGAATTTGGCACTGTAACATCCTGCAAG GTCAAGCTGGATTCACATGGACAGAGTAGGGGTTTTGGTTTTGTGGCACTTTCAACCCCCGAAGAAGCTAACAGAGCT ATAAATGAAATGAGCGGGAAAATGATAGGAAGGAAACCTCTGTATGTGGCTGTCTTTCAGCGGAAGGATGAAAGAAAGGCAAGGCTGGAG GGTCCCATGACGCCTTCGCTATGTGATGTTTTTGGTTTGCCATTTCTTCCCATTGATGCAGCCCGATCTCAGCCTGTAGCAATTACAAAACTTGCCTCTGCTTTAGCTTCGGCAAGTCCCGAGCAGCAAAGGCTG ATGCTAGGTGAACAATTGTTCTTACTTGTTGATCGCCTGGAGCAAGATTCTGCAGCAAAAGTTACTTGGATGCTGCTTAAGATGGACCAGTCAGAGCTAATCCACCTCATAGAGTCCCCAGATGCTCTGAAGAGGAGAGTTGCTCAAGCTATGGAAATCTTCCAGTTTGCACTAGTTACTGGCACCAATCTTGCTGAAGCTATGAAAGTTTTCCAGTTTCCACAAGTTACAGGTTCTGATGTTGCTGATCAGCTTGGCTCATTATCATTATCGCTGGATGACTGA
- the LOC131223451 gene encoding polyadenylate-binding protein 8-like isoform X1: MASAARPRHPTLSKIPGPSLFVGDLDPSVTERQLFNLFSRCGPIQSFRVCRDETRRSSLECAYVTYSNAQEASRALEVLSFTPISGKPITIMFSHQDPGIRKSGYANVRKSGYANVFIKNLDTTTDEAGLYEIFSTFGLVLSIKVATDNSGQSKGYGFVQFSMEEDAQNAIKQLNGMLINNKQVYVGPFVRREERNQTDGTPKFTNVYVQNLSETTTDEDLRKVFSIYGLITSAAIMRDSNGKNRGFGFVNFQNPDDAAAAVESTSHGEKNWYVGMAQKKAEREAELKAKYERDRMEELRGANLYVKNLDHNINDEKLKELFSEFGTVTSCKVKLDSHGQSRGFGFVALSTPEEANRAINEMSGKMIGRKPLYVAVFQRKDERKARLELIQCNAHNGVEPSIAPQGPMTPSLCDVFGLPFLPIDAARSQPVAITKLASALASASPEQQRLMLGEQLFLLVDRLEQDSAAKVTWMLLKMDQSELIHLIESPDALKRRVAQAMEIFQFALVTGTNLAEAMKVFQFPQVTGSDVADQLGSLSLSLDD; this comes from the exons ATGGCGAGTGCTGCCCGTCCTCGGCATCCGACACTGTCCAAAATCCCCGGACCGTCTCTGTTTGTTGGAGATCTGGACCCCAGCGTAACGGAACGTCAGCTTTTCAATCTCTTCAGCCGGTGCGGTCCCATACAATCCTTCAGGGTCTGCAGGGACGAGACCAGGCGTTCCTCCCTCGAATGCGCCTACGTCACTTACAGTAACGCCCAAGAAG CTAGTCGTGCCTTGGAGGTTCTAAGTTTTACTCCTATCAGTGGAAAACCAATCACGATCATGTTCTCACATCAGGATCCTGGCATCCGGAAAAGTGGATATGCTAATGTACGGAAAAGTGGATATGCTAATGTATTTATCAAGAACCTCGACACTACAACAGATGAGGCAGGATTGTATGAGATTTTTTCTACCTTTGGTCTTGTCCTTTCTATCAAGGTGGCCACTGATAACAGTGGTCAGTCTAAGGGATATGGGTTTGTACAGTTTTCTATGGAGGAAGATGCACAGAATGCCATTAAACAACTTAATGGCATGCTGATAAATAATAAACAAGTCTATGTTGGCCCTTTTGTTCGTCGTGAAGAGCGAAATCAAACAGATGGAACACCAAAGTTCACTAATGTATATGTACAAAATTTGTCTGAAACAACTACCGACGAGGACCTTAGGAAAGTTTTTAGTATTTATGGTCTGATTACTAGTGCAGCTATTATGAGGGATTCAAATGGGAAAAATAGAGGCTTTGGCTTTGTCAATTTTCAGAATCCTGACGATGCTGCTGCCGCAGTTGAGAGTacttcccatggtgagaaaaattgGTATGTTGGAATGGCTCAGAAGAAAGCTGAAAGAGAGGCGGAATTGAAAGCCAAATATGAGAGGGACAGAATGGAAGAACTGCGAGGGGCTAATTTATATGTGAAAAATCTCGATCATAATATCAATGACGAAAAACTCAAGGAGTTGTTTTCTGAATTTGGCACTGTAACATCCTGCAAG GTCAAGCTGGATTCACATGGACAGAGTAGGGGTTTTGGTTTTGTGGCACTTTCAACCCCCGAAGAAGCTAACAGAGCT ATAAATGAAATGAGCGGGAAAATGATAGGAAGGAAACCTCTGTATGTGGCTGTCTTTCAGCGGAAGGATGAAAGAAAGGCAAGGCTGGAG TTAATTCAATGCAATGCTCATAACGGGGTTGAACCTTCAATTGCACCTCAGGGTCCCATGACGCCTTCGCTATGTGATGTTTTTGGTTTGCCATTTCTTCCCATTGATGCAGCCCGATCTCAGCCTGTAGCAATTACAAAACTTGCCTCTGCTTTAGCTTCGGCAAGTCCCGAGCAGCAAAGGCTG ATGCTAGGTGAACAATTGTTCTTACTTGTTGATCGCCTGGAGCAAGATTCTGCAGCAAAAGTTACTTGGATGCTGCTTAAGATGGACCAGTCAGAGCTAATCCACCTCATAGAGTCCCCAGATGCTCTGAAGAGGAGAGTTGCTCAAGCTATGGAAATCTTCCAGTTTGCACTAGTTACTGGCACCAATCTTGCTGAAGCTATGAAAGTTTTCCAGTTTCCACAAGTTACAGGTTCTGATGTTGCTGATCAGCTTGGCTCATTATCATTATCGCTGGATGACTGA